One genomic segment of Styela clava chromosome 3, kaStyClav1.hap1.2, whole genome shotgun sequence includes these proteins:
- the LOC144420782 gene encoding heat shock cognate 71 kDa protein-like gives MSVVVTKNSKIPSKHYKTVTTVADNQTVISFSVYQGERTSTMHNKHLGSFSLSGISPAPRRVPRIDVCFDIDSSSILTVTAKDKITGNKNNLQLEAAKLKLTMEEIELMVQEAEKYKLDDIELGNIADMRINLETLVFNAEESAIFLDSQGNLNKEDKCILLNKCESVSHWLNKNKNASKETLFQQQIEFQNCCHPIFIRICRDKQHVSAHGVNGQKSDIDIDQSQSKSKIAARRAALDAKSEGANGKSTSVNPQFQKKIEKETLTKANPAKIGNTKKNAARVQTSELNQNKISEKLREKVTLYKQEQSIATNIQQHHRKKNKSRSFLHGNFTSRRDNFRQRNKDGYSQA, from the exons ATGTCGGTGGTTGTTACCAAAAATTCGAAAATTCCTTCTAAACACTACAAAACAGTCACCACTGTTGCTGATAATCAAACAGTAATTAGCTTTTCG GTTTACCAAGGCGAAAGAACGTCGACCATGCACAACAAACACTTGGGCTCCTTCAGTTTATCTGGAATTTCTCCTGCCCCACGACGTGTACCCCGTATAGATGTCTGCTTTGATATCGATTCCAGTAGTATTTTAACTGTTACAGCAAAAGATAAAATTACTGGgaacaaaaacaatttacaaCTTGAAGCTGCTAAATTGAAACTTACCATGGAAGAAATAGAACTTATG GTGCAAGaggctgaaaaatataaattggatGATATTGAGCTCGGAAACATCGCAGACATGAGAATAAATCTGGAAACTTTGGTTTTCAACGCAGAGGAATCCGCCATTTTTCTTGATTCACAGGGAAATTTGAACAAAGAAGATAAatgtatattattgaataaatgTGAATCAGTTTCTCACTGGCTAAACAAAAACAAg AATGCTTCAAAGGAAACTCTATTTCAACAACAAATTGAATTTCAGAATTGCTGCCACCCAATATTCATACGAATATGCAGGGATAAACAg CATGTATCAGCGCACGGCGTAAATGGACAAAAATCCGACATTGACATTGATCAAAGCCAATCTAAGTCAAAAATAGCTGCACGAAGAGCTGCTTTG gaTGCAAAATCAGAAGGCGCAAATGGCAAATCTACTTCTGTAAACCCccaatttcagaaaaaaattgaaaaggaaACTCTAACAAAG GCAAATCCTGCTAAAATTGGAAATACTAAGAAGAACGCAGCTCGCGTACAAACTTCAGAACTGAATCAAAATAAGATTTCGGAAAAACTACGGGAAAAAGTAACCTTATACAAA CAAGAGCAATCAATCGCCACCAATATTCAACAACATCACCgcaaaaaaaacaaatcaagATCCTTCTTACACGGTAATTTCACCTCACGGCGAGACAATTTCCGTCAAA GGAACAAAGATGGGTACAGCCAAGCATAA